The sequence gcaaagaatttcaacacaatcggtttttcttttattttgatttgctgtatcagctgagaaaaaattatctattgtaaatgcgtcgagcgatcgaaattcacaatagtcctattcttcaacgaatgagcaccataataccaaatgaaaattcgttcgatcagcactttcgactacagtcgaagatcgaatgttgctcataataggggccaatatCTTGTTAGAACCAAAACGTCTGAATAAGCCAAAATTTTCCGCATTCTGTTTCCACTTCACATTGCGGCGAAGCACATTGATAGCGTGGCAACCACATTGGATGTTTGCCTTTCATCGGCCTCGAAGAATTGCATCCTCCAGTCGATAGGTCCAAGCGTCTTGCCACCAGACGGCTGTACAAACTGCCAAACAACTGTACGCTGCTTACCTTCGCCAGCGGTGAGGTTAAAGTAGTCATCAACAAAGCAAAACCTTCCAAGGCCATTGGCCCTGACCGATTTAaaatgctgatgctgaaaaacctaggtccattgggagtaggattccTCACAAGGGTATTCAACTTTTCCATGGCCACTTTCATAATTCCTTACAAGAGGAAAGCAGTGaaagtggtcccactactgaaacctgggaccACGATTCAACTGTTGAACGCTAGTCTGTAAAATAtttaggcccctattatgagcaacattcgatcttcgactgtagtcgaaagtgctgatcgaacgaattttcatttggtattatggtgctcattcgttgaagaataggactattgtgaatttcgatcgctcgacgcatttacaatagataattttttctcagctgatacagcaaatcaaaataaaagaaaacccgattgtgttgaaattctttgctaacattatttttaaaagttaaaaaaagtaatttatgtgaaaatgagtacaacggagttgtggttcgacgattcatcggacgatgaaagattagtggaactagctagaagtagaaaacagttgagggacgcCTCCAACCCCCTataaatggcttccactgagtaagttcagaattttcaaaatgtgttgacgtacttaatattacagaaatttccttacagatttttaaagaaatttagattatctaaagaggcgtttgtgaacctactgtccactacagaaaaccagttgcagcagtgcacccgagccaaatcgattcctaatattttaaagctagccacagttctgcgattttgtgctcagggatcgtaccaattgagtattggtaatgaaggtatgatagaacttgctcaacccactgtgtctgttgtgctatcagaaataatagatgtcctggaaaattatatttgccaaagatgggTAAAATTTAGTAGCACAGAGGCTGATctgcaacaaagaaaagcacatttttatagcaaatacccaacgatgatgctgaagatattgaagtggagtcaaataacggagaagcagaaaacataagaaatgaaattcttagaatattataaaaaaatctaaaaagtattaaatagaaacctttatgccacagtttttgttataaattttctttattcagttattcgttattcgaaaaaaatatgtatttcagttctacGTATTTCAATTTGCTAGCGGCTTCACTTTCCTCATAGTTTTGGACCAGAAGCTCTGGGCTGGGATTTGACGCGGACAAAACTGTGAACTGGTCACTGGTAGTTGTATCCAGGGCAAATTCCACCCCAGGCGGATTTATGCAGACATCAAATTGCAGCAAACCGATTATGCTTTCTTCAGTATTTGAAAGTCCCTGAAGTTTGTTAGGGCCCCCACCTGTTGCTCGGAGCTCAGCTttgttttgcgacatttttttttcgcttttgacttcatgtcagcccatacctgccaagggaaaaatgtacttatataaacaTCACACAAAAAagaaccattattaaccttaatccattttgctgccgttctaattggtggtcccaagcaattcagctccgttgtgaattgttcccatttttttgctgcatgtACTTtgctgcaaatcccttttgcaaattgtggattctcttccattaatgcaactagtTTTTCtagttgctgtttggtactcacgactttcgacctgcataaaattaacaaaattagtatatatgtattatttggttactataaaaccataaataatggcaaacaacttacattttaacaagtttacctACAATACGCAACACAGTCGAAAGCAAAactgcattcgactctaaattcggtattcaacgaaaatttcgacagggctgcaccgctcataataccaaattgacattcgattttcgatcttcgacaaccaacgaatatcgaagatcgaatgcaactcataataggggcattaaataagaaaattgatcCATTGTTAACTTTAAAAACAAGTTTGCCAACTTCTTGCGCCGCCATACATCCTCAGACCATCACATCTCCCAGCCATGATTCACAGTTGGAATAAGATTTTCTTTTTCTAGCGCAGTACCGCTCTTACGCCACACTAGTTTTCTTCCGTTAATGCCAAATATGtaatatttgctttcatccgAAAATAGAGCACGTTCCCAAAATTCTGGAGGCTTGTTAACATATTCATTTGCAAAATGCATGCGATTTTTCTGTTGCTTTCGGATATATACGGTTTTCTACGTGCAATACCCATCCTTTTAAAGTATTTTACGTACAGTATCGTCGTGCACATGCTTGCCAAAGAAATGTGaaatgtttttacatatttgagaAGCCGTAGTTCGAGgattatttttcactgattgCAATGGCTCGTTTTTCACGTACGGTCAGCTTGCTAGTTCGCCCAGAACGTGGCTTTAACACAACACTAATTTCCTTAGTTTTGGGAGCCGTCGCTATTTCTTGTACACAAAAGATAAA comes from Anastrepha obliqua isolate idAnaObli1 chromosome 6, idAnaObli1_1.0, whole genome shotgun sequence and encodes:
- the LOC129250023 gene encoding uncharacterized protein LOC129250023 translates to MASTEFLKKFRLSKEAFVNLLSTTENQLQQCTRAKSIPNILKLATVLRFCAQGSYQLSIGNEGMIELAQPTVSVVLSEIIDVLENYICQRWVKFSSTEADLQQRKAHFYSKYPTMMLKILKWSQITEKQKT